From the genome of Psychrilyobacter atlanticus DSM 19335, one region includes:
- a CDS encoding alpha/beta fold hydrolase: MNYITLKNNKKLAYISEGKGEVLVFIHSFLWDKEMWRPQIDFFKENFRCISIDLLGHGDSSNLCKNKENYSLKEISDDILEVLNSLDIKKYHYIGLSVGGMLAPYIAEDIRASSMVIMDSYVGAEPSETQETYFQLLNNIKNLQYIPEPMAELISPMFFSPKTTQEKTELYLNFHNHLLNLPKENIDTIVATGFGIFGREDTLNRLEEINIPTLYLAGEVDIPRPIKESEEMRNLTKNSNFKVIEGAGHISNLENPNSVNSIIQEFLNKIK; this comes from the coding sequence ATGAATTACATAACTTTAAAAAACAATAAAAAATTAGCCTATATCTCCGAGGGGAAAGGAGAAGTATTAGTTTTTATCCACTCATTTTTATGGGATAAGGAGATGTGGAGACCTCAAATAGATTTTTTCAAAGAAAATTTTAGATGTATCTCCATTGATTTACTGGGCCACGGAGATTCTTCTAACCTCTGTAAAAATAAAGAAAACTACTCTTTGAAAGAGATTTCTGATGACATTTTAGAAGTTTTAAACAGCTTGGATATAAAAAAATACCACTACATAGGACTGTCTGTAGGAGGAATGTTAGCCCCTTATATTGCAGAAGATATTAGAGCTTCCAGCATGGTTATAATGGATTCATATGTAGGAGCTGAACCTTCAGAGACCCAAGAAACATATTTTCAACTATTAAATAATATAAAAAACTTACAATATATCCCTGAACCTATGGCAGAATTAATATCTCCTATGTTTTTTTCTCCTAAAACAACGCAGGAAAAAACTGAATTATATTTAAATTTTCATAATCATCTATTGAATCTACCGAAAGAAAATATCGATACCATTGTAGCTACTGGATTTGGAATATTTGGGAGAGAAGACACTCTTAACAGGTTAGAAGAAATAAATATTCCAACATTATATTTAGCCGGAGAAGTTGATATCCCTAGACCAATAAAGGAATCTGAAGAGATGAGGAATCTTACAAAAAACTCAAACTTTAAAGTGATTGAAGGTGCAGGACATATTTCAAATTTAGAAAATCCAAACAGTGTAAACTCAATAATTCAAGAATTTTTGAATAAAATCAAATAA